The Metabacillus schmidteae nucleotide sequence AGGCACTTGATAAAGGCTTAGAAGTGATCGTGACAAAGGCACAATTATCAAAAGATGGACAAAAGCTTGAACTTCCAATTTCAGATGAGAAGCTTAAAGAACTGCCAGTAGATGAAAATATTGAATCCCTTTTGGATCAACATTTCAATAAATCAAGTGATTCACAAGATGATCACATAGAAGATATGGAGCAACAGCTTCAGTTTGTGTTAAAATTTAATGATCTAGAACATATTATTTCCTTGTCTAAATATTCGCTATTGAATGGGATGACGAATCATTTATACACGCTCGACCAACAATATTATTTATTTATTGAGTTTGATGACGAGGTTACTGATGACGAAATTGAGAACACTTTAAGTATTCTCCTAGAATATGGACAAGAATCTCGAGTGACGATTCACCGCCTTGAGGAATATGGTTCCATCATTGCAAAAGATCATGCACTAACAGTTATCAGAAAGCACTTCTCTTAAATAAATCATACTAAGTAAGGAAAAACCGATTATTCATAAATCGGTTTTTTCTGTCTTTATTTATTTTTTCTAATAAGGGTTAAAAATCGTGGATAAGTAATAAAATAGTGAGAAACTAGAAATAAGAACCGACGGCCAAATTAAAAAGGTTTTGTTTTATTAAATAAAGGGAAGTAAGAATAAAAATAAGATAGGTGAAAGCCAATGAAATTTACATTCCGATTACTACTATTTATTACACTTATTGCTTCCATAATACTAATTACAAAAAACTTTTGGGGAGATTGGATTGTTGGTTCTGTCAGTGTTCTTTTTACACTTTCCATTATATTTATTTGCATAGTTATTTTCTTGGAAAACAGGCATCCTTCTCATACGATCACATGGCTTATTGTCCTGGGAGGTTTTCCATTAGTAGGTTTCTTTATTTATCTATTCTTTGGAAGAAATATTAAAAAGAGGCGTTTGTTTGAAAAGAAAGCTCTTTTAGATGAAAAAGCTTTTTTGGAGATAGAGGGAAATCAACGCTCCTATCAAGATAAAATCGAGCATATGGGAGACCATCAACAATTATTGTTTAATCTTGCTCATCGTTTAGGCCATAGCCCAATTTCTTTTAGCACGAGGACTAAAGCATTAACAGATGGAATTGAGACATTTGAACATATCTTTCGGGAAATAAAGAAGGCAAAACATCATATTCATCTTGAGTACTACATTGTAAGGTCTGACGAGGTAGGGCAGGAATTAAAAAATGTCCTTATTGAAAAAGCGAAAGAAGGAGTAGAGGTCAGGTTTCTTTATGATGCTGTTGGATGTTGGAAATTACCAAAGGACTATATTAAAGACTTAGGTAATTCCGGAATTGAAATGGTTCCTTTTTTACCGGTTCGAATTCCCTTTCTAAACAATAAAATTAACTTTCGCAACCATAGAAAAATCGTTGTAATTGATGGGGAAGTTGGTTTTGTTGGGGGCTTGAATGTAGGAGATGAATATTTAGGGAAAGATTCCTATTTTGGATATTGGCGTGATACACATCTTCTCATCAAGGGGGAAGCAGTCCGAACATTACAAATGATTTTCTTGCAAGACTGGTACTATATGACAGATAAAAAGCTGTTACCTCAAATGTATTTAGCAACACAAGCAGATACAATAGAGGAAACAGGTGGAGTTCAATTAATCGCAAGTGGTCCGGATAATAAATGGGATGTTATTAAGAATTTATTTTTTTCAATGATTATATCTGCAAAAGAATCAATATGGATCGCATCTCCATACTTTGTTCCTGATGAAGATATCCTCACTGCTCTAAAGGTTGCTGCTTTAAGTGGAATTGATGTTAGACTTTTAGTACCCCAACGACCGGATAAAAAAATTGTTTATTATGCTTCAAGATCCTACTTCCCCGAATTATTAGAAGCAGGGGTAAAAGTATATGAATATGAAAAAGGATTTTTACATAGTAAAATTATCATTGTAGATTATGAATTAGCATCCATTGGCACAGCAAATATGGATATGAGAAGCTTTCACCTTAACTTTGAAGTAAACGCATTTCTATATCGTACGGGTAGTACACAAAAGCTGGTAGATGAATATATTAATGACATCAATAATTCCAGAGAAATCGTGCTTGATCAGTTTTCTAAACGTTCACTTCCAGTAAAACTTTTTGAATCGGGAGCAAGGCTTATGTCACCTCTTCTATAACATAGTTAATCATGACATTCTGATACAACCTGTGTAACGGGTTGTATTTTTTTGAGGAAAATTTAATTTTAGTGATTTGCCAAATCCGTTTCCACTGAGGATAATAAAAAGAAAAGGAGGGGAGATGCGTGTTTGTTGCGATTGATCAAGAAGGAATGATGATAAATGTTGCCGAAAAAAAGTGGTCAAGGCAGAGGTTAATGAAGTTAAGAAGTGAAAGGAGCTTCATCTGTCCAACATGTAAGCAGGAAGTTGATTTGAAAATTGGCTCTATAATAGCGGCGCATTTTGCTCATAAAAAATATGGAGAATGTTCTACAGTAAAAGGAAATTATGAAAGTGAATATCATATGAAGGGAAAACATGACTTGTACCATTGGTTTCATCGTCAGCATGGAATAGAATCAGTACAACTTGAACCCTACATACAAGAAACAAGACAGCGTCCTGATTTATACATTGAATATAACCAAAGGAAAATCGCTATCGAATATCAATGTTCAACAATAGATATGAGATCATTTAAAAAGAGGTCACAGTTATATAAGCAAGAAGGAATCTCTTATTTATGGATCCTAGGTGCCAAGACTTTAACTAGAGTTGGAAAACAATCCTATCAATTATCACCTTTTCAATGGAATTTTGTGATAAAAAAGAAAAATGCTGCTCCTTACCTTTATGCTTACTGTCCTAATTTAAGGTCAATAATTGTTTTATATCATATTCTACCATTCTCCTCACGAACAGTTATATCTGAACATAAACATTACCCTCTACCTGCAACATCCTTTCAAGATGTCATGAAGCTGCAAACTCATAATAAAGGCAATTTGCGAAAGGAATGGCTTCAAAAAATAAAAAAATTTCGTCTCAAGCCCCCAGGATTTCAATCTAAACAAAGTTCTCGATTTCATCAATATCTCTATCAAATGGTGCATCTCCCACCTTCATATTTACCTTCCTATGCATTTCTTCCTTTAGTCTATAATTATATTTTTGAATCCCCTGTCTATGTTTGGCAAGGATTGATTCTCTTATTTATTCAGTCTATCCCTTTGTATGGTTCATTTCGCGTACATGATGTTTATTATGCTATTTCAATGAGAATGAATGATGGTTTCATTACAGTTCGCTCTCTAACAGAGCCGGTTTCATTTATTACTGCAATTGATGCATATCTTAAAAAGCTGGCTGTTCTAAAAGTAGTTGTTTTTGATGAGAAAGAACTTTTAAAAAAAGTAAAAGAAATACGGTGGATAACCCAAATGGACGAATTGCTACTAGAAGACACAAAAATAATAAGTACAATATAAATTCAATGATGAATAGCAATTTATTTTTTGAACAAATTAAAAGGGAGATATTAACATAAAGGGGTGGACATATGTTTAATATGAAGAGAAAAAGTAATCCTGTTTTAATGGTTGCTTCGATGCTAGGTGTTGGGGCAGCAACTTACTATTTGACAAAAGAAGCGATACGGGGTGAAGATAGAGATAGTAAGGAATCATATCCAACTGAAAATCCCTTCGATTATATAAGGAATGATTTTTAATTGGCTCATGCGGAGAATGATCTTCGGGAGGGTTGGATATGAACAAAAGCAAACTGTTATCTCTTCTAACAGCTTTTACACTTATGGGTACAATGAATCCAAGCTCCGCATTGGCTGTTAATGTTAAAGGGGGAAATGATATGGCAGAGCAAGCA carries:
- the cls gene encoding cardiolipin synthase translates to MKFTFRLLLFITLIASIILITKNFWGDWIVGSVSVLFTLSIIFICIVIFLENRHPSHTITWLIVLGGFPLVGFFIYLFFGRNIKKRRLFEKKALLDEKAFLEIEGNQRSYQDKIEHMGDHQQLLFNLAHRLGHSPISFSTRTKALTDGIETFEHIFREIKKAKHHIHLEYYIVRSDEVGQELKNVLIEKAKEGVEVRFLYDAVGCWKLPKDYIKDLGNSGIEMVPFLPVRIPFLNNKINFRNHRKIVVIDGEVGFVGGLNVGDEYLGKDSYFGYWRDTHLLIKGEAVRTLQMIFLQDWYYMTDKKLLPQMYLATQADTIEETGGVQLIASGPDNKWDVIKNLFFSMIISAKESIWIASPYFVPDEDILTALKVAALSGIDVRLLVPQRPDKKIVYYASRSYFPELLEAGVKVYEYEKGFLHSKIIIVDYELASIGTANMDMRSFHLNFEVNAFLYRTGSTQKLVDEYINDINNSREIVLDQFSKRSLPVKLFESGARLMSPLL
- the mecA gene encoding adaptor protein MecA, which produces MEIERINENTVKFYISYLDIEERGFDRDEIWYNRDRSEELFWEMMDEVHEEEEFMVEGPLWIQVQALDKGLEVIVTKAQLSKDGQKLELPISDEKLKELPVDENIESLLDQHFNKSSDSQDDHIEDMEQQLQFVLKFNDLEHIISLSKYSLLNGMTNHLYTLDQQYYLFIEFDDEVTDDEIENTLSILLEYGQESRVTIHRLEEYGSIIAKDHALTVIRKHFS
- a CDS encoding competence protein CoiA family protein, with the protein product MFVAIDQEGMMINVAEKKWSRQRLMKLRSERSFICPTCKQEVDLKIGSIIAAHFAHKKYGECSTVKGNYESEYHMKGKHDLYHWFHRQHGIESVQLEPYIQETRQRPDLYIEYNQRKIAIEYQCSTIDMRSFKKRSQLYKQEGISYLWILGAKTLTRVGKQSYQLSPFQWNFVIKKKNAAPYLYAYCPNLRSIIVLYHILPFSSRTVISEHKHYPLPATSFQDVMKLQTHNKGNLRKEWLQKIKKFRLKPPGFQSKQSSRFHQYLYQMVHLPPSYLPSYAFLPLVYNYIFESPVYVWQGLILLFIQSIPLYGSFRVHDVYYAISMRMNDGFITVRSLTEPVSFITAIDAYLKKLAVLKVVVFDEKELLKKVKEIRWITQMDELLLEDTKIISTI